The genomic stretch GCTGACTTTTCTCGCCGGGCATGTCGCCGACCAGTTCGACCGGCGCCAGATCGGGCTCGTCTGCCAGGTGATCGAGGCGGTCACTATGGGCTTCATCGCGCTGGGCATCTGGCAGGGTTGGCTGCCGACCTGGGGGATCTTCGCCGCGGTGACCGTGCTCGGCGCGGCGCAGGCCTTCGAGCGCCCCAGCATGGCGGCGCTGCTGCCGGGGATCGTTCCCACCGCGCAATTGCAGAGCGCTGTCGCCACCTCGACCTCAGTGATGCAGACCGCGCTGATCATCGGCCCGGCGCTCGGCGGCATCCTCTATGGCTTGGGCGACGTGGTGCCGTTCCTTGCCTCGGGCCTGTTGTTCCTCGTCGCCAGCTACAATGTGCTGCGGATCGACAAGCCCGCGACGCTCCCTGCTCGCGCCCCCATGACCTTCGAGTCGGTGTTTGCCGGGGTGGTGTTCATCAAGAGCAAGCCCGTGATGCTGGGCTCGATCTCGCTTGATCTCTTCGCCGTGCTGCTCGGCGGCGCCACCGCCATGCTGCCGGTCTATGCCCGCGACATCCTCCATGCCGGGCCGTGGGCGCTGGGGTTTCTCCGCATGGCCCCGGCCATCGGCGCCGTGGTGATGTCGCTGCTGCTCGCCCGTTTCCCGCTGCAGCACCGCGTCGGCATCAAGATGCTGTGGGCCGTCGCCATATTCGGCACCGCTACCATCGTCTTCGCCTATTCCACCAACATCGTGCTCTCGGTGGTGATGCTGATCATCCTCGGCGCTTCCGATACGGTGAGCGTCGTCGTGCGCAGCTCGCTGGTGCAACTGCTGACGCCCGACCACATGCGCGGCCGGGTCAATGCCGTGAACTCGCTGTTCATTGGCACTTCGAACCAGCTCGGCGAGTTCCGCGCCGGGGTGTTTGCCGGCTTCCTGGGACCAGTCGCCGCCGTCGCCTTCGGCGGCATCGGCACCCTCGCGGTGGTGCTGTTGTGGTCGCGCCTG from Devosia sp. A16 encodes the following:
- a CDS encoding MFS transporter, translated to MPAHVIHIPSFRHFLSSRALSSVAFQGSAVAIGWLIYDRTRNPFDLGLVGLFQFLPMLVLTFLAGHVADQFDRRQIGLVCQVIEAVTMGFIALGIWQGWLPTWGIFAAVTVLGAAQAFERPSMAALLPGIVPTAQLQSAVATSTSVMQTALIIGPALGGILYGLGDVVPFLASGLLFLVASYNVLRIDKPATLPARAPMTFESVFAGVVFIKSKPVMLGSISLDLFAVLLGGATAMLPVYARDILHAGPWALGFLRMAPAIGAVVMSLLLARFPLQHRVGIKMLWAVAIFGTATIVFAYSTNIVLSVVMLIILGASDTVSVVVRSSLVQLLTPDHMRGRVNAVNSLFIGTSNQLGEFRAGVFAGFLGPVAAVAFGGIGTLAVVLLWSRLFPALRKVDTLSG